The DNA window CAATAGCACACATCATGAGCACTGTAGTCGAAGTCACAAAAGATTCTTTTAAAGGTGCTTTTTAGTGAAACAAATCCATTTCATAAGTAAACATTAAACAACTGCTTTGAGCCTGTCCATATAATGttcattattctttaaaaaaaaatcattaataaacccCATTCAAAAGTCTCAATATCTATACTATTTAATGTGATTTTCACCAATTTAtccttttaaaataactttataaaatgttattttttttattaaagaaatgcatATATAAGAAAAGAACATTTCATAATATGCAAGCAAAATCAATATTATAACTGATATTTTCCTAAATTACTCAATTCAAATTAGAATTGAAACAAGAGTAGTGAATCAGAATCAGTAACCATTTTTAGAATGAACCTCTTTATCACCGTTCAGTAGAAATGGCTATAGAATCATATGAGAGGTAGGAAGTCAGAAGAGAGAAGGAATGCTTATTAAAAAGCTACTCACCCACTCCTTGCTCCGTCAGGATCTGTTcaattgcttttattttcttctgtccAACTGAGCTGGGCAGCTTCATCTAAGCACACAAATTCACTAGTTAGCAAAATCTATAGTTCCAAATAAACTTTCAGTAAACTTAAGTTGCACTTGTGTACTCGTGTCTTAATCCATGAGGTGTTAGACCTCTAGCTGGAACATTAACACCTTTAATCTCAGATGGCTACATGGTAGGAAAAAGGGGAAGCAATGGAATAAAAATGGGGTCATCTTTCATTCATAATACCCCTGAAATGCACTTCAGAGAGGGCAGATCAAAACATGTTTATGCACCCAAGTCTGACTAACAGATGACCAGCCACATCTGAGTCATACACTACCCCAGTACCATCcttaatgtgttttatatagaGCGACCTCCCTTCATTACTCTTTAAGAGGAATGCCTTTCTGTGCGTAGATTACTCTACCTATGACTGTGTGAATCAATCAACTCCTGGCTAATGAGAGAGAAGTTAAACGCCACAGGCCCCTGCAGCGAAGAGGGATGTATCATAATATCCTGCATAGATCGTATATTAAGAAACGGATCAGGGGTCAGTTTTGTCGAAGCGTGTTAAGTTGATCTTACTCTCTGACTCCGTAGTGAAACACCAGCAGATTTGAAGTCTGGGAATTTGATGCCTGCAGTTTCAGGAACAGCCTGCCATTGGACAGACGAGAAGGTATTAGAAGAGCAAGTGGTAGAAAGTAATAAagtttacagatttttatttttttttgcaaagaaagTGCAAAATTAGGATGATTGCTATtgaaaatagttaattttttccccccatcaaACCACTATTATTTTCACAGAaaggttaaaaatgtaatttagacAGTTTGAGGGGAAAATAAAGAGATAATTACAGGTTTTTCTGTCTCTCGTTTCTGCGGCAGCTTCTTCTTGGTGGCTTTGCGTTCAGCTCTGCGCATTTCTGTCGTTGTGTCAGCGGCTGTAATGAGCTTCTGGAGGTCCTGGGCCTTCTTTTCACGCTCCTTCTTGCGTGTCTCAATCTTCCTCAGCTCCTGGATCAGGTACTCCTCTTCTGCCACCTACAGAAAGGAAAAGGAAGTACATTGTCTAAATGAGATCAAGCTTCTACCCATCACTTATTATGAACTTACACCATTACCTCCAGTGTGTCCCATTAATTACCAAAATTCTGGCACCTGCCACGGTCAAATCCCACCACAGTTTCATAATCAACtgaaaatatttgtacatttctgCATCACTGTTGCAATAATTATGCAGACTGATAAAGATTGGTCTTGGTCTGAGCGTTCTCACCTGCTCTGGAGTGCGGCTGAAAAGTCTCTCGAGCTGCTCTTTCCTGCGTCTCTCATGACCAGCATCAAATATGTAGATCTTAGGCTCTGTCCCTGTTCCTGCCCGAACTTTTGTCAGTTTGCCACAAACGTTGTAATAACGCTCCTTAAGATCCTCCACAGAGCGCTTCTACAGTAATGACAATGAAATCAGTGGGGAAATGTGATTAGAAGGAAGAAACTGTAACATGGTcaagttacttttttatgttcAGTACAAAACTGAATCATGAAGAGGAATTTACTCTGTACTGTTGGTGATCATAACGATCATGTACAACAATAAACCGCAGGTCGAAACGTTTGCACAAGTCGAACAGGTGATCCGTTTCAGCTTTCGTCCAACCATCGTCATGAAGATACATCTGATACTCCTGCTCTGAGTACACAGGCACCTGCACAGTCTTGAAACAGGAATAATATTTTCAATGACATGCAATatgaatttcaatttcaaaacaaGAATAATAAACAATCTCTTCTCTCCTCTACTAATGcaattttctcttttctcctACTGTTCAATATCATCCTCTCTTTCCTACCTTGTTGAAGCGAGCAAATGGGTAGTCCTTTCCCTCCTCGGCTGCACGTCTCCAGTGATGGAAGATGGCTCCATCTTTTCTGGCTGGATTAGAAAATGGCATCCACTTCCAGGGCCTCACCTTCTTACAGCCCAGTTTCGCTTTCACTGTCCGGTAGCCTTGCGTGGTATCACTCGGTAACAGGGGAGGGGCATCCCGACTGCAAGAAGGAAAACCACATAAAACGTAATTACATGTTGTCACTTTTCAGTGTAATAATATCAGAGTCCACGGACAGCATACGGGGATCAACaactcttttatttttacttgcacTTGCCAACATTTTAACTGCAACAGATGACCAACATTTGGAGCCTCATCAGTTCTATTACTTCTGTGGAGTTTCTGCACATGGGCGCCTCCGGAGGCTTCCAGtgtgaatgaaacagacattacatgtgtttataAAGCTCAATAATGGCCAATCCatcatattttgggtaaaaataggaaaaataatacttctctcaAAAGAAATTTTAAGTAAACACATGTATTGAACCATGGCCTAACTCTattgttgcatatatatatatatatatatataatatatatatatatatatatatatatatatatatatatatatatatatacacacacacaattgttcaaaagtttggggtcagtaagtattttttaaacaaattaatatttttattcagcaatgatgcattaaattggtcaaaaacaacagttattacatgtaaaatgttacaaaaaaatgtctatttcaaatgaatactgttcttttgaattttttattcataaaataatcctgaaaaatgtgtcatggtttacacaaaaatactaaggagcacaactgttttcaacattaatattaattaataagaaatgtgtcctgagcaccaaatcagtatattaaaatgatttctgatggatcatgtgatggacattgaagactgaagaaatggctgctgaaaattcaactttgccatcacaggaataaaatgcattttaaaatatattaaaaatagaaaaaaagttattttacaaattataataatatttcacaatattactgtttgtactgcatttctgatcaaacaaatgtagccttggcaagcataagggacttcttataacaaaaaaacctcaccaaacccaaacttttgaatagtaatgtataataagtatatatttacttatatatatatatatatacacacacacactcaggtgcatctcagtaaattagaatgtcatggaaaagttcatttatttcagtaattcaactcaaattgtgaaactcgtgtattaaataaattcagtgcacacagactgaagtagtttaagtctttggttcttttaattgtgatgattttggctcatatttaacaaaaacccaccaattcattatctgagtttattattcatatacactgaatttatttaatacacgagtttcacaatttgagttgaattattgaaatgaacttttccacgacattcaaatttattgagatgcacctgtatatatatatatatatatatatttgatttttcatttaaaagtactgggAATTATACAGCTATAACAAAATCTCATAATAGACTCTTACAAACTTATTTGTTATACAACTAATACAACAAAACATGTTACTGTCTTTTTCTAATCATTTAGTAATTTCAACAAAACAAAGTATGATACATTCAAACGATCTATCATTAGTCATGGGAATCAACTTATAGAAGGCAAATACAATCTAATAATATGGGCAATAAAACAGTGAGGTCAAAAGGCTGAGCAGAGACTGCCGACTTACTTTTTATCTGAATACAGCAAGGCATAAACTTCTCTGTGCATTCCTTCTGGTCTCTTGAAGGTTAACGTCTCTGTCACTTTCTTGGCTTTTTTCTACAACAACAAACAGAATGAGAATTGTCTCAATAATACAAAGCCAAAACATTTGTCACATAAAGTCTAATGGTGCTGGTTCTCATCTGTGACAGGTTACCCTGTCTGAGTTGATGATGTCCTTCTTGCTGATGGGTCCTGAATCATTGTCTCCTCCTGCCAGCTCCAGGATATCCCTCACATCAGCACCGGTCGCCATGGTGAGGGACTAATACTTTAGACAAAATGATAAGCAAAGAggtacattataatataaataatcaattaagTGGTTGGTTTGCTTTTGAAAATAAGGTTAGTCTTTGTTATACGAGTGCTGAATGAATTACTTGCTACAGTAAATCTGACAACCAATACCCCCCAACACAGACAATACATCAGGGTTAAATGTTCAAAACTGTCTGGTGGCTCTGTTTAAGCAAGTAGAAGATAAAGTAATAAATAGTGGCTAATGAACACGAATCTCTGAATCAATGAGCTTACACGTTACATGACAGAGGGGAACCGTATTGAGCTCATATAGTACTTCTAGAACTGCACTTATGAACTGTAAGGGTATTAAAAGTAAGATTTAATCTTACCTGACCAAAAACAGGTAGtctgtgtgtataaaatatatacgCTGGTCTTTATTTTCGGGACAGTGTTGGCTGAACGCTGTACGGCGGATGCAGATCTGCTCTTCGATGGTCGGCTCCTCTGTGCGTCTTGACACACTTGTGCAAACGATCGCCACCTATCGAACAAAAGCTAGACGTGCATCTACCATACTGTCCTCAACCAGTGTTCATAAAATGCCTTgctttggtgtttgtgtgtttagaaaTAGCAGCTGTCTCTGTATTGAGTCAGTCtacaaaagaaaaagttttacagttcaataaaacatttattgtaagtACATGGCAGTTTGCAGACACAAAACATACATGCATTGTGTTTAACTATTATAGTCACAACAGAGGCAACAGTAATCCCTAAATTTTACCTTACCACTCTTATAAACTCTACAATCCAAAaccactaaaataaaatgcaataaaatgcttaCACACAAATCATGTAAATCATtgtctttcttccattttgtaattttgggtaagaataagaaacACTTCATCCGgtacaaggaatggactgatgctggggtcaaggcatcaagagccaccacacacagacgtgtcaaggaatttggctacagttgtcgtattcctcttgttaagccactcctgaaccacagacaatgccagaggtgtcttacctgggctaaggagaagaagaactggactgttgcccactggtccaaagtcctcttttcagatgagagcaagttttggatttcatttggaaaccaaggtcctagagtctggaggaagggtggagaagctcatagcccaagttgcttgaagtccagtgttaagtttctacagtctgtgatgatttggggtgcaatgtcatcaaAAGGAGCCTCTATTGAGTACATGAACAGTAAATGAAcacactttccagaaggccaacaattaactaaaaatgttttattttttattttttttattgttcttacaTAAACGTTTTGCCTGACAGACATCATTCCTGTACACATAAATGATGTTGATGACATTTACACTCGttgagtaaaatataaaattagtgGAATGTCATTTGTTACTGTTGACAGTTACGTAAGACACACGTTTGAAACATTAACCATAACAAGATACAACTGAAATGCACAGTTTTTAATTGCTTCTTCTATTTAACAGATATTAACAACTGTAAAGATGCTTTTTATGCACATTTAGTTGTGGAGATGTGTGGGGGTAAGGCCATGTTACCTGTAGTTTGAGAACAGACCGCTTGATGTCGACAAATACAACATCTTTATTGCTTGTTAGCCCTATTTAAGATTGTCCACCACCCAGACTTTTTCATTTCTCCTAAAAggtgtctacttttttttttcttttttgcctttctcgaatttaaaattcataataatttctaattattttttataatttccaattatttattaatttattttcaagtaaaGTTTGGTATTTATGTACaggctatttttatttgtgttttaagaataaataactacttatacttaatattattattattattattattattattattattatatagatatttcCATCAATGTTTTAGAGAATTTCATTCTTAGAGGATTTCAGAATTTGAATTCATAAcaagttttaagtaattttatactTTGGTATTGATATAAGCCAAGGTTCATTCAGATTTTCCCCCCAAAGTGGAAAAAGTCATTACTATCACACATAATTACCCACATACTCTGTATCAAACTTGAAGGCCAGATTTCCAGGACATGACCCCTGCAAGAGCTTCACAGACCCCTGGGGAAGCCCTGCTACAGAGAAATATTaagaagcttaaaaaaaataatcaaggtTCGAGTGCTTTACACAAGTCATGAAAACAAGTTGAAATAATGTGATAATTTATCAAATATTGAAACGATCAATATCATTCCAATCAGACCCTTGATCTGTGATTTGCTTGTTATGACATACAAAAGTTAAGTACCCTGGAATTTGTGCGTTAAGCGTGTAACACCAGCACAAAGCCAAGTGCAAACTTGAGTTGGGAGGTGGAAACAAGCGGGGCTTACCAGGATAGCGCGCTTAGTGCAGTCACAAGACCCGACCAT is part of the Cyprinus carpio isolate SPL01 chromosome A8, ASM1834038v1, whole genome shotgun sequence genome and encodes:
- the LOC109083298 gene encoding DNA methyltransferase 1-associated protein 1-like, whose translation is MATGADVRDILELAGGDNDSGPISKKDIINSDRKKAKKVTETLTFKRPEGMHREVYALLYSDKNRDAPPLLPSDTTQGYRTVKAKLGCKKVRPWKWMPFSNPARKDGAIFHHWRRAAEEGKDYPFARFNKTVQVPVYSEQEYQMYLHDDGWTKAETDHLFDLCKRFDLRFIVVHDRYDHQQYRKRSVEDLKERYYNVCGKLTKVRAGTGTEPKIYIFDAGHERRRKEQLERLFSRTPEQVAEEEYLIQELRKIETRKKEREKKAQDLQKLITAADTTTEMRRAERKATKKKLPQKRETEKPAVPETAGIKFPDFKSAGVSLRSQRMKLPSSVGQKKIKAIEQILTEQGVDLNPMPTEEIVQMFNELRSDLVLVYELKQAYSNCEYEQQMLRHRYDALLKAGGAVTLLSESSGAADSQSWPSVDDIKTEAKEQIIDVVGAPLTPNSRKRRESASSSSSIKKVKKP